A portion of the Eretmochelys imbricata isolate rEreImb1 chromosome 27, rEreImb1.hap1, whole genome shotgun sequence genome contains these proteins:
- the GIP gene encoding gastric inhibitory polypeptide has protein sequence MVSLKVLALLMVSLSLVLTEENDFSANPKSPSTRAIQRRYSEAILASDYSRTMDNMLKKNFVEWLLARREKKSENAIDPSKREAEPQMSVVSGPGLELASQGAQDFFVWLLKNKRKQSLTAPKESDHLKDVLSPELLAWLMSADLCRPT, from the exons ATGGTGTCCTTGAAAGTTCTTGCTCTGCTCATGGTCTCTCTGAGCCTTGTTCTGACAGAGGAGAATGACTTCAG TGCCAACCCAAAGAGTCCCAGCACCAGAGCCATACAGCGACGTTACTCCGAGGCCATCCTGGCCAGCGATTACAGCCGGACCATGGATAACATGCTCAAGAAGAACTTTGTAGAGTGGCTGTTGgccagaagagagaagaaaagcgA GAACGCCATCGATCCATCCAAGAGGGAAGCTGAACCCCAAATGTCAGTTGTCAGTGGCCCAGGCTTGGAGCTGGCCTCCCAAGGGGCTCAGGACTTCTTTGTCTGGcttctaaaaaacaaaagaaaacagag TCTTACTGCTCCCAAAGAATCTGATCACTTGAAAGACGTTCTGAGCCCGGAGCTATTGGCGTGGCTGATGTCTGCTGATCTCTGCAGACCAACGTGA
- the SNF8 gene encoding vacuolar-sorting protein SNF8 isoform X1, producing MHRRGVGAGAIAKRKLAEAKYKERGTVLAEDQLAQMSKQLDMFKTNLEEFASKHKQEIRKNPQFRVQFQDMCATIGVDPLASGKGFWSEMLGVGDFYYELGVQIVEVCLALKHRNGGLITLEELHQQVLKGRGKFAQDVSQDDLIRAIKKLKVLGSGFGIIPVGGTYLIQSVPAELNMDHTVVLQLAEKKGYVTVSEIKSSLKWEMERAKHVLEHLLKEGMAWLDTQAPGESQYWLPALFTELYSQEITPEEAKEALP from the exons ATGCACCGgcgcggggtgggggcgggcgcCATCGCCAAGAGGAAGTTGGCGGAG GCCAAATACAAGGAGCGAGGGACAGTGCTGGCTGAAGACCAACTGGCACAG ATGTCTAAGCAACTGGACATGTTTAAGACCAACTTAGAAGAGTTTGCCAGCAAACACAAGCAAGAGATTCGTAAAAATCCCCAGTTTCGGGTCCAGTTCCAGGACATGTGTGCAACCATCGGAGTGGATCCATTGGCAT CTGGTAAAGGATTCTGGTCAGAGATGCTGGGAGTTGGAGATTTCTACTATGAGCTGGGTGTTCAGATTGTTGAAGTTTGTCTGGCTCTGAAACACAGAAATGGAG GTCTCATAACCCTGGAGGAGCTTCATCAGCAAGTGCTAAAGGGAAGAGGGAAGTTTGCCCAGGATGTCAGCCA GGACGATCTCATCCGAGCTATCAAGAAGCTGAAGGTTCTGGGCAGTGGCTTTGGGATTATTCCTGTTGGAGGGACATATCTGATCCAGTCTGTACCAGCTGAACTGAACATGGATCACACAGTGGTTTTGCAGCTGGCTGAG AAAAAGGGGTATGTAACTGTCAGCGAGATCAAGTCCAGTTTAAAGTGGGAGATGGAACGTGCCAAGCACGTGCTG GAACACCTGCTGAAGGAAGGCATGGCCTGGCTTGACACACAAGCTCCAGGGGAATCTCAGTACTGGCTGCCTGCTCTCTTTACAGAACTTTACTCTCAGGAAATCACTCCAGAGGAAGCAAAGGAAGCACTACCCTGA
- the SNF8 gene encoding vacuolar-sorting protein SNF8 isoform X2: MLRTAFLFCVHQMSKQLDMFKTNLEEFASKHKQEIRKNPQFRVQFQDMCATIGVDPLASGKGFWSEMLGVGDFYYELGVQIVEVCLALKHRNGGLITLEELHQQVLKGRGKFAQDVSQDDLIRAIKKLKVLGSGFGIIPVGGTYLIQSVPAELNMDHTVVLQLAEKKGYVTVSEIKSSLKWEMERAKHVLEHLLKEGMAWLDTQAPGESQYWLPALFTELYSQEITPEEAKEALP, translated from the exons ATGCTTAGAACAGCCTTCCTCTTCTGTGTGCACCAG ATGTCTAAGCAACTGGACATGTTTAAGACCAACTTAGAAGAGTTTGCCAGCAAACACAAGCAAGAGATTCGTAAAAATCCCCAGTTTCGGGTCCAGTTCCAGGACATGTGTGCAACCATCGGAGTGGATCCATTGGCAT CTGGTAAAGGATTCTGGTCAGAGATGCTGGGAGTTGGAGATTTCTACTATGAGCTGGGTGTTCAGATTGTTGAAGTTTGTCTGGCTCTGAAACACAGAAATGGAG GTCTCATAACCCTGGAGGAGCTTCATCAGCAAGTGCTAAAGGGAAGAGGGAAGTTTGCCCAGGATGTCAGCCA GGACGATCTCATCCGAGCTATCAAGAAGCTGAAGGTTCTGGGCAGTGGCTTTGGGATTATTCCTGTTGGAGGGACATATCTGATCCAGTCTGTACCAGCTGAACTGAACATGGATCACACAGTGGTTTTGCAGCTGGCTGAG AAAAAGGGGTATGTAACTGTCAGCGAGATCAAGTCCAGTTTAAAGTGGGAGATGGAACGTGCCAAGCACGTGCTG GAACACCTGCTGAAGGAAGGCATGGCCTGGCTTGACACACAAGCTCCAGGGGAATCTCAGTACTGGCTGCCTGCTCTCTTTACAGAACTTTACTCTCAGGAAATCACTCCAGAGGAAGCAAAGGAAGCACTACCCTGA
- the SNF8 gene encoding vacuolar-sorting protein SNF8 isoform X3 encodes MSKQLDMFKTNLEEFASKHKQEIRKNPQFRVQFQDMCATIGVDPLASGKGFWSEMLGVGDFYYELGVQIVEVCLALKHRNGGLITLEELHQQVLKGRGKFAQDVSQDDLIRAIKKLKVLGSGFGIIPVGGTYLIQSVPAELNMDHTVVLQLAEKKGYVTVSEIKSSLKWEMERAKHVLEHLLKEGMAWLDTQAPGESQYWLPALFTELYSQEITPEEAKEALP; translated from the exons ATGTCTAAGCAACTGGACATGTTTAAGACCAACTTAGAAGAGTTTGCCAGCAAACACAAGCAAGAGATTCGTAAAAATCCCCAGTTTCGGGTCCAGTTCCAGGACATGTGTGCAACCATCGGAGTGGATCCATTGGCAT CTGGTAAAGGATTCTGGTCAGAGATGCTGGGAGTTGGAGATTTCTACTATGAGCTGGGTGTTCAGATTGTTGAAGTTTGTCTGGCTCTGAAACACAGAAATGGAG GTCTCATAACCCTGGAGGAGCTTCATCAGCAAGTGCTAAAGGGAAGAGGGAAGTTTGCCCAGGATGTCAGCCA GGACGATCTCATCCGAGCTATCAAGAAGCTGAAGGTTCTGGGCAGTGGCTTTGGGATTATTCCTGTTGGAGGGACATATCTGATCCAGTCTGTACCAGCTGAACTGAACATGGATCACACAGTGGTTTTGCAGCTGGCTGAG AAAAAGGGGTATGTAACTGTCAGCGAGATCAAGTCCAGTTTAAAGTGGGAGATGGAACGTGCCAAGCACGTGCTG GAACACCTGCTGAAGGAAGGCATGGCCTGGCTTGACACACAAGCTCCAGGGGAATCTCAGTACTGGCTGCCTGCTCTCTTTACAGAACTTTACTCTCAGGAAATCACTCCAGAGGAAGCAAAGGAAGCACTACCCTGA